Part of the Ctenopharyngodon idella isolate HZGC_01 chromosome 8, HZGC01, whole genome shotgun sequence genome, gaaacactgaggaagaacatcatttcaGAGCTATAAAACTGAACCACACAGAAGAATGTAATTGTATTACCGATGTTCATGAAGTCTGATCTGTACTGGCACGTCATCCCAAAATCAAAGTCCTTCCAGAATCCAAAATCTTTCCTGATCACCTGCCAAtgaaaagcacacacacacacatatatatatataactgttgTCATGATGTCTTTGTGAAGTTATATATACTAATATTGAATGAAAGAGATCTGACCAGCTGATCTTCAGCAGAAGGGAGATGTTGACCATAGATGATCTCTGGATTATACTGGCTGAACATCACTGGATAAAACACCTTTTTACCTGTGAgaacacgtgtgtgtgtgtgtgtgtgtgtgtgtgtgtgtgtgtgttgacaaGAACACAAGCAGTTCAATATCAGCATATATGATAGTCTGTCAGTCTGTCATGGGGTCCAACTGTCTGAGACCAAATGAAAAGTCTTACCTTTATACTTTACTAAATTTTAAGgtaaagaagaaaataaaatgtttttcagtttGACTCATTCAAAACATAAAAGTTGATGTTGATCTAGACCTAAAACTCAAGACATGAAGCTGCTTTGGAGTTTCTCAGTCTGATTTCCTGATCTTTCTCTCTATACCTGGCTGTGCGTTCATGCGGCAGGAGTTCAGGAAGTCTGCGGTGAAGTGAACGTTCACATCACAGAAGAACAGCAGGACGTCGCTCTGCTTCCAGGCGCGAGCGCCGACGTCCAGCCCTCGAGCTCTGGAGAACGCTTCGTTCAGACGGATCAGAGTCACGTTCCTGTACTTCATTCTCCTGCAGGACAGACACTCGTCTCTTACTGTGTTTCAGAATCATAATCATTACAGTCTCATCTCTATGAAAGTGCATTTCTGCCACATGAGAAAAATATgtattgacataaaaagtcaattatatataattatataagtcataattatgagataagtcaAAATCATGACATACTAAGGAAAAATTATAAGATTTAAAAAggcaaaattatgacaaattactttaaaaagtcataatttcaacttttttgtcataactgattttttttttttgccatcatTGACAGTCATAATtcaacttttcatctcataaatatgactgtcataatttaaaccttttgtcataattttaactttacATCTCATTCTTTTGACTTAGtatatcataatttttaattttgtcataattgactttttgtcataatttcatcttagtatgtcataatttagactttttctcataaatatgactgtcataatttaaattttttttgtcataattaagattagttaaaatttcaactttttatgtaataattgatttagtatgtcataatttcaacttttttgtcataattgtgactttttgcCATCATTGACAgtatcataatttcaacttttcatctcataaatatgactgtcataatttaaactgatttgtaatatcacatttttatgtcataattttgactttacatCATTATTTTGACTtactatgtcataatttctaattttgtcataattatgactttttgtcataattggcTCAGTTTGTCTTTATCtcataaatatgtcattttttttcataactatgtcataatttcatcttagtttgtcataatttagactttttatctcaaatatgactcataattatgattaaagttatgtttttatgtaataatttctTTTAGTTTGTCAAAATTTTggcttttatgtcataattttgactttacatCATTattttgacttagtatgtcataatttcgaattttgtcataaatgaCCGTCATAATTGACTCGATTTGTCATGATTTCagcttttcatctcataaatataactgtcaaaatttcaccttttatgtcataagtcttagtatgtcataatttagactttatttcataaatatgactgtcgttatttaaactttttggcataattatatttaaagttataatttcaagtttttatgtcataatttcttttagtttgtcataattttggcttttatgtcataattttataactttgacttttcatctcataaatatgacttagtatgtcataatttcaagtttgtatgtcataattatgattcaCAAAAGCATGAATTGTTTGTAATGTGGCAGAAACGGTCTTCTGTAGTGATGCAGGGAGAGTTTATTTGGCACGATTGCGCTCGTGTACGGGTGTTTACACTACCTTGATATTACATCCAGAATTCCTTTCACTTCATCCATCTTCTCTGACCCAAAGAACACGACGGTGAGATGCGTCCTTCCATCCTGACCGATGCAAACTTCACTGAGACACAAGGAGAAAATGAAGCATCATATGACACTGACAGACCAAAGAAAGAAAACCAGACTCAGTTTCACCTGAAACGGTGCATGAATTGTCTGAAGGCGTCCACTCTCCCGGCCAGCGGCACGATTATATTGATGAGGATCTGGGACGTGTCCATGAGTTCCTCTTTGACCTTCATCAGTGGTGCAAACGGACGGAAGAAGACGAGTCTCCTGAAGTCTGGAACGCTGTTTTCTCTGAAGACAAGATCATACAACGTTCCTTTATCCCTCTCGGTGCGAAAGATTCCTGCCATCAAAGAGAAACGGGAAACACTCCATTGAATCATTCCTCAAACGTTATGGGAACGTtgtacttttgaatgttctctgaatgttctgaaacatcGAAATAACGTTAGatgaacgtccaactaaaacgttccatgaatgatgtataaataatgtttttgagaacattattaaagaccagaacgaacgttctattaacgttactggaagaacgtttgttcataacttgtTCGCTGGGTAATAAACTCATGTTTTGCTCTGTGAGCGATCTCACCTTCATGGAAGTGTTGTGGAGAGTAAGTCCTCCGGTTCCGCGAGTCTCCAGCCTGCGGTTGGTTCAGCAGATGCAGCGCCGCTTCTAGCGCTCCGTTCAGCTCGTTCCTGCGGTCCGGACGGAGCGGTGTTTCCTCAGGGTGTCCCGTGAGGCCGGTCTCCAGCTGATAAACCCTGTGGAGGGTGAAGCTGTCGAACGGCAGCACTGCGAACTCGTTCTGCAGGTGTTCTCCTGAGCCGACCTCGGCCCGTCTCAGCCGGTTCCGCATGAACTCTTCCAGCTCTGAGCGGCTTCTTTCCTCAGGGTCCGGCGGGAAGATCACTGACCTCTCCTGCAGGTCTTTTTTCAGCTGCCAGATTTGTTTGGTGAGGTTGGCGGTGTAGAGCAGATACTGCCGCTCGTGCTGCTGCAGTAAAGCCTCATACGCGTCTTCACCCGCGGGCCTCTCTGAGCGGGtccgggttcgagtcccgcaGGACAGACGGTACAGCAGCAGAGCGAAGCAGAGCAGCAGCGCAGCGGTGATGACCGGCCTGACGGGTCTCTTCAACATGACTGACCGCTTCAATCAGCAGCTGTGCGACACGATTCGATACAGACTTCTGCAGTTTTGGACTTAGAATTAATGAAGAACCGTTTCAGCATCAGGTGATTTCATCCATTGCTTGAGAACTCTTGATGTCAGATCATGTCTTCTTTTCTTGATTTCACATGAaatcacacaaacaaaacaggTGTCAACGTGATTTTGTTGTGCACTTTCGATGAGATATGGCTACATCAACACACACTGCACTAATAAACCAATATTTAACCACcaattataaaaatgaagataaatCTGAACACTTGgatttattttgaaacattttcactcagaaactgctaaattttgcaaataaaatgtCAAGTAACAcgttgaattaaacatgaacttttgaagtaaaaaattctcTTGTAAAATATACTTcaataatctttatttactTCAATTTTTTACTGAGAAGCAGTTATTAtcataaaactaaaaccataaaaaagttgttacttgaaacaaaaaagctaaaataaaattttaaacattttatttcagctagttgctcAGCATTTCTCGTTTTTGTTGAGTTTCAGTTGAAATACTAAAATACCTAAAActaaaagttaataaaaaaacagacatatgaaaaataatactgacaaaaaacactaaaattactaaaacgttaatataaaattatttactgAAAAATTACGTGAGCTCATGCTTAAAACTAGAACAATATCAGTTAGAAACATAATCTTAATTCAAagtgaaaacaagattatttttctgacccaaCTGGCAGATATTTAGAATAAAATCACTTAATTCTGATGCATTTTtcatcttaatatcttcagtcatttctcttctccagtaaatgtatcttgatttaagaatgtttagatatttgtgctgaaaacaagacagaaacactgaggaagatgttatatgatgttatatttaatagttaatagttaacATTAAGCGGATTCCTGTTTTAAATCATTTGCAGCATTAATGGTCAAATCAAAGGTCTACTCACTGTTTCTGCTCAGGTGAAGGTTCGGCTCAGAGATGTTTATCCTGCATGTTTGTCTTGTGCCGGCGGGACGGGTCTCTGAACGGCCCCTCTGTGGGGCAGTATGGGTAATTCAGAGACGCTCTGTTGGGCCTCAGGCGACTCCTCCCATCGACACTCTCAAAGACCGCTTGTTCTGCAAGTTCAATTATTCAAACCTTGAAGAAATCAAGcaggaaagtgtttttttaaatgcagcaGCCTGTCAGTATCACTCCTGCGAGAGTTATTATAgctaactaaaaccataaacatGTTCATTACTTTAAATCAAATACACTTTAACTGAAATCAAATGGTTTTGTTCTcgtttttatttcagctttttgtaataaaagaactaaaactaaatatagctgcaagcagcaatgaagGGGTCAAGCACAAAAACTCTTTaagagcatcagaccaactgcaacaatgaGATTAGATGATTTTAGTCGAAATGGTTGAAAATAGAATCATTAGTAATAGGATTTAATTGCTTATTACTTTTGACCAGATTGATGATGtgtggtcagagtgaggtgacacatgaagtttggtgtcaatatgaaAAAGCACTAAAGATGCCATCAATTTTGTTGATTTGTAAAACGATAATGGTTTGGTGTATCAAAATGAAATCCATAATATTTTGCCGGCATTacctgaagatgatctggtttaaatttttttgaaaatcagaGCAATGGTCTAGGCAgggttggggaaagttacttttaaaagtaatgtgttacaatattgtgttactcgctgaaaaagtaactaattgcgttccttagttactttttatgaaaagtaatgcgttatgttacttttgccttactttttctcacctgagctgggcttgcttgtgtgatttttaacaaaaaaataaattacatttctatttttggcaaatgtaaaggtcctttcacaccaaaagtgaaatgaataaacctcaggctgaaggaaatgaaaCCTTACTCCTGacttctctcaacatggggatgAGAGAGGTCAGTCTATAAATGCAAAGTAACTTGCTTTacttttttgagaaagtaactcggatattttgttgtaaatctaaaagtaatgcattactttactaattagtttaaaaaaaaaaaaaaaatcaatgaacTTTTCGTCATGTcgtcatagggtgcaatcgaATCATCATGAGCCAagaaatcagaggaaaaaatgttttgtttctagcccttatggttcaaaagttattagcataaacatgagtgcaaatttggacagttggtggcgctagagggattgatgTAGAGACTCTAAAATTGCTGTGGTTAATGTtctgtcctctatctgtgtgccaaattacACAACTTTTTACCATACGGTTCTGTGGGCTGCTATAGACTCGAGCAGAAGATGAGGAACACTAacagggtttctgcaggttttaTGAAGGTAAAATTAAGACCAATTAAAGAAAAATTAAGGAATAAATTGAAGGGTACATGGAAGCACTCACTGAGTTGTATTAGTAACACTTCAAAGTTTGAAAATACAATTTCCAACAGATCtccattactttttaattcattttacaaaaacaaaaaacaaaacaaaaagaagctTTGCTCCCAAACACTAAAATATGGAAATAACTTTTACTGTACCTTCTGATCACACTGCGAaaaaagtgatgtttttttcaaTAGTTTTGTCATTTTCCAGTGCAAAAATATAACctttggtgcttggcccctaattaaAGAAGACCTATAATgctcctttcacaagatgtaatataagtctctggtgtcccagaatgtgtgtgtgaagtttcagctcaaaataccccacagatcatttattatagcttgtcaaatttgcccctatttgggtgtgagcaaaaacacgtgtgtgtccctttaaatgcaaatgagctgctgctcccgccccctttccagaagagggcggagctttaacagctcaacaacaacaaagctggagaatctcatgcagccaaaatgaggattgtcagtaacagtgttcagccttacattgttcaaaccggagtcgacactgatggagagactcaggaagaagttacaacttttagacgtttctgaatggttagtggataaatttatgtagttgctgtggagttgattcaactcatccactagcatgtgccgtcatgttaatcttttgtgttgaattgaccctcgtttgtgaagcagtccggcgtaaaatgacggcatgtcaacaacactctactacaacaactcttcctcttctctaaagcagcccaacatggccccgccccttttgttGTGtattctcaggggcggggtttatgtaaattttagggttagtgatgtcaccaatctgggaagaagctcattgtagtccctaccagccgtctGTTGTAGTCCTAAAacagcaatttctgtaaaagaaaatatctcctttgcattgaactttgagcgtcgtaactttgcagatgttgtttatgatcaaacagcaacattacacactaactaaagttacaaaagtcaaatcataatcaaccaccctttAAGAAAAAGGAGTGAATGTTTTTCAGCTAGAAAAAGAAGTTCTTGTTGTTCTAATGTAAAGCATCACAATAAATGGACAAGTTAGTTTAGTCAAATACTTGAGTATTTAATCTTTAGTGGAGACAAACAGAAACGAGGAACACAGTGATGTGAAGAGTTAGCACTCCTTATGTTaatgataaatgtttttaattaattaatacacaacataaagagagagagagagagactattTACAATACAAGAAAACAAAGACACTTGAACTGGACATCTGTGACATTCTGAACAAAAGCTGTGCTGTAAAAGATCTCCAGATAAGCTTGTTTTAATCTCAAACTTTCAGAAGGAAACAGACGCATCAAAAACACTGGAAAAGGCATCGGATGCTTTCTATATAATGAACAGATGGAACATGTGATGATGAAGGTCTTACGATCCAACCATGTCATAGACGTAGATGTGATAGTCATCATCAAACTTGATGAAGTAAACGGAGGGTTTGGCCTGAACCTGCTGGATGATCGTGCCCATCCTCTGAGCTCCTTCCTTGTTCAAACACTCCACCTGCTTCCCGACGAGAGAGTCGCTCACTTCTCCCGGCTCTCTGAACTCCGGATCTGATGGAGGGAAACATGGAGGAAAGCTTTTAATAACCAACATTCAGTTGTCTTATTCCTGCAGAATCACACATCTGAATCATTATATTtataccataaaaaaaaaaattatatatatgtatatatatacctgACTCTGGAAGTATCCGCAGGTCTCCGTCTTTATAATCCTGCATCAGCTGGTACATGTACAGCATGGGGTCTTTCTCATACGTGATGAAGAACCACGCAGGCATGCTGGGAGCTCTGGACAGCACCAGACCCCTCCACTCGTCTTTGGAGCCGTCGTCCGTTTCGAACAGGTGGACCACGGGCCGTCCCAGCAGCCTGTCCGCAAGACGAGTGTCACTGACCCGAAACGAGGCGATTTCCCCGGGCAGAACCTCCAGATTCTGAACACGCTGGTCTTTGAAGATC contains:
- the csgalnact1b gene encoding chondroitin sulfate N-acetylgalactosaminyltransferase 1; its protein translation is MLKRPVRPVITAALLLCFALLLYRLSCGTRTRTRSERPAGEDAYEALLQQHERQYLLYTANLTKQIWQLKKDLQERSVIFPPDPEERSRSELEEFMRNRLRRAEVGSGEHLQNEFAVLPFDSFTLHRVYQLETGLTGHPEETPLRPDRRNELNGALEAALHLLNQPQAGDSRNRRTYSPQHFHEGIFRTERDKGTLYDLVFRENSVPDFRRLVFFRPFAPLMKVKEELMDTSQILINIIVPLAGRVDAFRQFMHRFSEVCIGQDGRTHLTVVFFGSEKMDEVKGILDVISRRMKYRNVTLIRLNEAFSRARGLDVGARAWKQSDVLLFFCDVNVHFTADFLNSCRMNAQPGKKVFYPVMFSQYNPEIIYGQHLPSAEDQLVIRKDFGFWKDFDFGMTCQYRSDFMNIGGFDASVEGSATADVRLYRKFLRSSLLVVRAPSRGLFHVWHQTLCHAHLSTETFKLCLQSKALNEASHSQLGLMIFHQQINNHLHKYNQHNIKS
- the spinb gene encoding spindlin b, with protein sequence MECPYRSRSKHTAAGGVSGSRSVMKKKSSHRHKHTHHGGQAASPTESIVGCRIQHGWKEDIFSPVSRWSGTVLVQVPVNPSLYLIKYDSVDCVYGLEIFKDQRVQNLEVLPGEIASFRVSDTRLADRLLGRPVVHLFETDDGSKDEWRGLVLSRAPSMPAWFFITYEKDPMLYMYQLMQDYKDGDLRILPESDPEFREPGEVSDSLVGKQVECLNKEGAQRMGTIIQQVQAKPSVYFIKFDDDYHIYVYDMVGS